Proteins found in one Paenibacillus dendritiformis genomic segment:
- a CDS encoding IS110 family transposase, with translation MLLRTCILYGDLESKPKKVIESFGTTTTELLRLQDWLNAHQCKEVAMESTGVLWKPVWNILESSCHLVLANAKQIKNTPGRKTDKKDAEWIAQLHRCGLIQPSVVLPQHLRDLRDLTRYRLRIVATIASEKNRIHKILQDGNIKLTSFMSDLFGVSGRLLLEKLMDGEVLVEDDVRELVKTKLKTKVPQLVEALNGQLRRHHRVMMRAHWKHLLFEEAELQEIESLIDEQLEPYRKEIECLDSIPGIDKSCASAIFAEMGPDIATRFPTVEQFTSWAGVSPGNNESAGRKKSRKCLQGNKYLKRSITQAAWANYRSRNRIGEHFRRIRKRRGEKTASVATGHLLIKIIYAMMKEGTPYKEIDMQVRMSKQRTANFYVKKLQELGFALQLTENETS, from the coding sequence ATGCTGTTGCGGACCTGTATCCTTTACGGGGATTTAGAATCCAAGCCCAAGAAAGTCATCGAAAGCTTTGGAACAACGACTACCGAACTACTCCGACTTCAAGATTGGCTTAACGCACATCAGTGTAAAGAAGTAGCCATGGAGAGCACAGGTGTGCTGTGGAAACCGGTATGGAATATTTTGGAGTCTAGCTGCCATTTAGTGTTGGCTAACGCTAAACAAATCAAGAATACACCAGGGCGTAAGACAGACAAGAAAGATGCGGAGTGGATTGCACAACTTCATCGTTGTGGTCTCATTCAACCAAGCGTGGTGTTGCCGCAGCATTTGCGGGATTTACGAGATCTAACGAGGTATCGTCTGAGAATCGTGGCGACCATTGCTTCTGAGAAGAATCGTATCCATAAAATTCTTCAAGACGGAAACATCAAGCTTACGAGTTTTATGAGCGATTTGTTCGGCGTATCCGGGCGTCTGCTTCTGGAAAAGCTCATGGACGGAGAAGTGCTCGTAGAAGATGACGTACGCGAACTTGTCAAAACCAAGCTAAAAACAAAAGTGCCTCAGTTAGTTGAAGCTCTGAATGGTCAGCTACGGCGACATCATCGTGTTATGATGCGTGCACACTGGAAGCACCTGCTGTTCGAGGAAGCAGAACTGCAAGAAATTGAATCATTAATCGACGAACAGCTTGAGCCTTATCGAAAAGAGATTGAGTGTTTAGACAGCATTCCCGGAATTGACAAGTCTTGCGCTTCCGCTATATTTGCAGAAATGGGGCCGGATATCGCCACGCGTTTTCCCACGGTCGAGCAATTCACCTCATGGGCAGGGGTATCTCCAGGTAATAATGAGAGCGCGGGGCGCAAGAAAAGCCGGAAATGCCTGCAAGGGAACAAGTATCTGAAACGTAGCATAACGCAAGCGGCATGGGCAAATTACAGGTCAAGGAATCGAATAGGTGAGCACTTTAGACGGATACGGAAACGACGAGGCGAAAAAACAGCAAGCGTAGCAACCGGACATCTCTTAATTAAGATCATTTATGCCATGATGAAAGAAGGAACGCCATACAAAGAAATAGACATGCAGGTACGCATGTCTAAACAAAGAACAGCTAATTTTTACGTAAAGAAACTCCAAGAGCTGGGCTTTGCACTTCAACTAACTGAAAACGAAACAAGCTAA
- a CDS encoding IS256 family transposase: MTQYQITLDSQLLHQLFLSESRDEGIATLLESILNQVLQAQATEQLKAGHYERSEERAGYRNGTYPHRLTTRVGQLTLQVPRFRSGQFSTELFARYQRSEQALVLAMMEMVLNGVSTRKVSNITEELCGTEFSKSTVSELCKQLDPLIEEWNNRKLDKAYPFLIVDALYVKVREDGRVRSRGVMIATGINAEGYRELLGLTVDDTESAATWGAFFTHLKSRGLHGIDVITSDHHGGLVSAIRQHFQGVTWQRCQTHFMRNILDAAPKSCRDELKAHVRAIYEAADETSARTLLKRTQEAFEDKAPKAMRVLEEGFDDATAILALPAACRIRTRTTNAVERLNGELRRRERVIRIFPNRASVLRLFGALLIEQDEKWSAGKKYIEMKEYHEWRKKLNKPAA; this comes from the coding sequence ATGACTCAATACCAGATTACCCTAGATTCACAACTTTTGCATCAACTGTTTTTATCCGAATCAAGAGATGAGGGGATAGCGACCTTATTAGAATCTATCTTGAATCAAGTTTTGCAGGCGCAGGCAACGGAACAGTTGAAGGCAGGACACTACGAGCGCTCAGAAGAGCGTGCAGGTTACCGTAATGGAACGTACCCTCATCGGCTGACAACACGGGTGGGTCAATTAACCCTGCAAGTACCGCGTTTCCGCAGCGGTCAGTTCTCTACGGAACTCTTTGCTCGTTACCAACGAAGCGAGCAGGCCCTTGTCTTAGCCATGATGGAGATGGTACTTAATGGTGTGTCAACGCGAAAAGTAAGCAATATCACCGAAGAACTATGCGGGACAGAGTTCTCCAAATCAACAGTTAGTGAGCTCTGCAAACAGCTGGATCCCCTCATAGAAGAGTGGAATAACCGAAAACTGGACAAGGCCTACCCTTTTCTTATTGTCGACGCCCTGTACGTCAAAGTCCGGGAAGACGGCCGTGTGCGCTCACGTGGCGTGATGATTGCCACAGGGATTAATGCGGAGGGCTATCGGGAACTGCTTGGACTTACCGTAGATGATACCGAGTCAGCAGCAACGTGGGGGGCTTTCTTTACGCACCTCAAAAGTCGCGGGTTGCACGGTATTGATGTCATTACAAGCGACCATCACGGTGGTTTGGTTAGTGCGATTCGGCAACATTTCCAAGGCGTAACCTGGCAACGGTGTCAAACCCACTTTATGCGTAATATTCTGGACGCTGCTCCTAAATCATGCCGTGATGAATTGAAGGCCCATGTAAGGGCCATCTACGAAGCTGCGGACGAGACCAGTGCCCGTACACTGCTGAAACGGACACAAGAAGCATTTGAAGATAAAGCTCCAAAAGCCATGAGGGTCTTGGAAGAGGGCTTTGACGATGCGACAGCGATCTTGGCACTTCCGGCTGCCTGTCGGATACGTACGCGCACCACAAATGCCGTAGAACGTCTAAATGGCGAGTTGCGGCGGCGAGAACGCGTCATTCGCATTTTTCCCAACCGAGCCTCTGTCCTTCGTCTTTTTGGAGCCTTGTTGATTGAGCAGGACGAAAAGTGGTCTGCTGGGAAAAAGTATATCGAGATGAAAGAGTACCATGAGTGGAGGAAGAAGCTAAACAAGCCTGCAGCTTAG
- the gpmA gene encoding 2,3-diphosphoglycerate-dependent phosphoglycerate mutase, producing the protein MNKLVLLRHGQSVWNVENRFTGWTDVDLSEQGLKEARLAGEILKKHGYTFDEGHASVLKRAIRTLWIMLHEMDLMWIPVHKTWKLNERHYGALQGLNKAETAERYGQEQVQLWRRSVDVRPPALDPSDPRYEASAPQYKDLREGEFPVTENLDDTEARVLSYWNETLAPAISGGKRLIVSAHGNTIRALVRYLDNLTSDGIVSLNIPTGTPLVYELDDSLAPLRRYYLGLDGEIPMEDFPHLPHSV; encoded by the coding sequence ATGAACAAACTCGTATTGCTGCGCCATGGCCAGAGCGTATGGAATGTGGAGAACCGCTTCACCGGCTGGACCGATGTCGACTTGTCGGAGCAAGGTCTGAAGGAAGCGCGTCTGGCAGGAGAAATCTTGAAAAAGCATGGCTACACTTTCGACGAAGGGCATGCTTCGGTGCTGAAGCGGGCGATCCGCACGCTGTGGATCATGCTCCATGAGATGGATCTGATGTGGATTCCCGTCCATAAGACATGGAAGCTCAATGAACGGCATTACGGAGCGCTGCAGGGCCTGAACAAGGCGGAGACGGCCGAACGGTACGGACAGGAGCAGGTTCAGCTATGGCGCCGTTCCGTCGATGTCAGACCGCCTGCGCTGGACCCGAGCGATCCGCGGTATGAAGCGTCCGCTCCTCAATACAAGGATCTCCGGGAAGGGGAGTTTCCGGTGACGGAAAATCTGGACGATACGGAGGCCCGCGTGCTCAGCTATTGGAATGAGACGCTCGCTCCCGCCATCTCGGGCGGCAAGCGGCTCATCGTGTCCGCTCACGGCAACACGATCCGGGCGTTGGTCCGGTATCTGGACAATCTGACGTCCGACGGCATTGTCAGTCTTAATATCCCGACCGGAACGCCGCTAGTCTATGAATTGGATGACTCCCTCGCGCCGCTCCGGCGTTACTATCTGGGGCTGGACGGCGAGATTCCGATGGAGGACTTCCCCCATCTGCCGCACTCCGTCTGA
- the pepV gene encoding dipeptidase PepV encodes MNWLAEVEKRKEELLQDLQGLLRIESTKDNATAGPGQPMGRNIAQALDYMLGLSEREQFRTGNHDGYVGYAEYGNEAAPEYVGVLCHLDVVPATGQWTTPPFEPDIRDGKLFARGAIDDKGPTMAAFYGLKLVKDLGLPLKRRVRVIFGTDEESGMECMKTYTEREKMPVSGFAPDADFPITHAEKGQINTKFYLRGFGSSSASDAAMPQFKLVRFDGGGIANMVPESAMAVVAGEPEALASLAKRYEAYCADAGLAGTAEVSAGQATLRMRGISAHGMEPHVGVNAALKLIRFLGGYTFQPDAARYIGFIDKHLVDDHLGTALGIACVDDITGPLTVNAGIFQYDGESAPFFHLNIRFPVSYSSADVLKPLEEKIAEYGIEIDREIDLKEPHHVDRNHPMIQTLQKIYEEETQLEPTLLTTGGGTYAAFLDNGVAFGALFPGREETAHQVDEYIIIDDLLKATAIYARAIYELANLED; translated from the coding sequence ATGAACTGGTTGGCTGAAGTCGAGAAAAGAAAAGAAGAACTGCTGCAAGACCTGCAAGGCCTGCTCCGGATTGAGAGCACGAAGGATAACGCTACGGCCGGGCCGGGACAGCCGATGGGACGCAATATCGCCCAGGCGCTGGATTATATGCTCGGGCTGTCGGAGCGGGAACAATTCCGCACCGGCAATCATGACGGCTATGTCGGCTATGCCGAATACGGGAATGAGGCGGCGCCGGAATATGTCGGCGTCCTCTGCCATCTGGACGTCGTCCCGGCGACCGGCCAGTGGACCACCCCGCCGTTCGAGCCGGATATCCGCGACGGGAAGCTGTTCGCCCGGGGCGCGATCGATGACAAGGGACCGACAATGGCCGCCTTCTACGGTCTCAAGCTCGTGAAGGACCTGGGCCTGCCGCTCAAGCGCCGGGTGCGCGTCATCTTCGGAACGGACGAAGAGAGCGGAATGGAATGCATGAAGACCTATACCGAGCGGGAAAAGATGCCGGTATCCGGGTTCGCGCCGGATGCGGATTTCCCGATTACTCATGCGGAGAAGGGGCAGATCAATACGAAGTTCTACCTTCGCGGCTTCGGCAGTTCTTCTGCCAGCGACGCTGCGATGCCGCAATTCAAGCTCGTACGCTTCGATGGCGGGGGCATCGCCAATATGGTGCCGGAATCGGCCATGGCCGTCGTCGCAGGCGAACCGGAAGCGCTCGCCTCCCTCGCCAAGCGCTATGAGGCGTACTGCGCCGATGCGGGACTGGCCGGCACCGCGGAAGTGAGCGCAGGGCAAGCGACCCTGCGCATGCGGGGCATATCGGCGCACGGGATGGAGCCGCATGTCGGCGTCAACGCCGCCTTGAAGCTCATCCGCTTCCTTGGCGGATACACCTTCCAGCCGGACGCCGCGCGGTATATCGGCTTCATCGACAAGCATCTGGTCGATGACCATCTGGGCACCGCCCTCGGCATTGCCTGTGTCGATGACATTACCGGCCCGCTTACGGTCAATGCCGGTATTTTCCAATATGATGGCGAATCGGCTCCGTTCTTCCATCTCAATATCCGCTTCCCGGTCTCCTACAGCTCTGCCGATGTGCTGAAGCCGCTCGAGGAGAAGATTGCGGAATACGGCATCGAGATTGATCGCGAGATTGATCTGAAGGAACCGCATCATGTCGATCGGAACCATCCGATGATTCAGACGCTCCAGAAGATCTATGAGGAAGAGACGCAGCTGGAGCCTACGCTGCTCACGACCGGCGGCGGCACCTATGCAGCCTTCCTCGATAACGGCGTAGCGTTCGGCGCCCTCTTCCCGGGACGCGAAGAGACCGCGCATCAGGTCGATGAGTACATTATCATTGACGATCTGCTGAAGGCAACGGCCATCTATGCCCGCGCCATCTATGAGCTGGCCAATCTGGAAGACTGA
- a CDS encoding phasin family protein, with protein MSDLLKKAVSLGWGLAVVSKEKIEAAVDELVQKGQLAPEQSKALVNQLVERGEEEQASFSASIQDMVKRKLQDFDVAASSDLIALKQRVMMLEQRVAALEGADPEEPREEDGQPNMETDGRAD; from the coding sequence GTGAGTGATCTGTTGAAAAAAGCGGTCTCCTTGGGCTGGGGTCTCGCCGTGGTCAGCAAAGAGAAAATCGAAGCCGCCGTCGACGAGCTTGTCCAGAAGGGACAGCTCGCTCCCGAGCAGTCCAAGGCGCTCGTTAACCAACTGGTGGAACGGGGAGAAGAGGAGCAGGCCTCCTTCAGCGCCTCGATTCAGGATATGGTGAAGCGCAAGCTGCAGGACTTCGATGTGGCCGCCAGTTCCGACCTGATCGCGCTGAAGCAGCGGGTGATGATGCTGGAGCAGCGGGTTGCCGCGCTTGAAGGGGCTGACCCGGAAGAACCCCGCGAAGAAGATGGACAGCCGAATATGGAGACGGACGGCCGTGCGGATTAG
- a CDS encoding ABC1 kinase family protein, with the protein MDSRIWRRTAVRIRHAGRYRDIAMALMRHGFGYIVEEIGLRRVLSLPRRWITQETLQTKTLGERLRLVLEELGPAFIKLGQLLSTRADLLPGSVIQELEKLQDQVPPFTGAEAGRIIEDELGRPLGQLFLRFDDIPLAAASIGQVHKAWLPNGDAVAVKVQRPGITSIIERDLEILQGLIEAATRRWSWVSEYQIPEMVQEFAKSMIAELDYQHEGRNTDKMAQLLRRDPGIHIPRIDWDRSSAKVLTMEYMDGVMLNHYTERLPDGPERKRIAERLVHAMLHLIFIDGFFHADPHPGNIMVLYQNRIALIDFGMVGQLNGEMKEYLAELIIALMQHRTSGMLRAIARLCLISDRTDLDALRRDLDRLRDRYYDVPFSEVSLGQSLHDLFAVAKKHRIVFPPDLILLAKALLTMEGIVERLDPTLSILDMAEPFGVKLLKEKYSFRRIQKKVVGGTLDLVQAVSDLPMQANRLTSLLSRGKIKAEMELRDLEHVLHKLDQISNRLSFSIVLLAFSIIMVGLIVGSSLSRQPTLLWDIPAIEIGFFIAALMFIWLLLSIFRSGRF; encoded by the coding sequence ATGGACAGCCGAATATGGAGACGGACGGCCGTGCGGATTAGGCATGCCGGCCGCTACCGCGATATCGCCATGGCGCTCATGCGTCATGGCTTCGGCTATATTGTGGAGGAAATCGGACTGCGCCGGGTATTGTCCCTGCCCCGCCGCTGGATTACGCAGGAGACCCTGCAGACGAAGACGCTGGGCGAACGCCTTCGCCTCGTGCTGGAGGAGCTCGGCCCCGCCTTCATCAAGCTCGGCCAATTGCTCAGCACGCGGGCCGATCTGCTGCCGGGCAGCGTCATTCAAGAGTTGGAGAAGCTGCAGGATCAAGTGCCGCCCTTCACGGGCGCCGAAGCCGGCCGCATCATCGAGGATGAGCTGGGCCGGCCGCTCGGCCAGCTTTTTCTGCGCTTCGATGATATCCCGCTTGCCGCCGCCTCCATCGGCCAGGTTCACAAGGCCTGGCTGCCGAACGGCGATGCGGTGGCCGTCAAGGTGCAGCGGCCCGGCATTACCTCCATTATCGAGCGGGATTTGGAAATACTCCAGGGGCTGATCGAAGCGGCTACGCGCCGCTGGTCCTGGGTGTCCGAGTATCAGATTCCGGAGATGGTTCAGGAATTCGCCAAATCGATGATCGCCGAGCTCGATTATCAGCATGAAGGGCGCAATACCGACAAGATGGCGCAGCTGCTGCGCAGAGACCCGGGCATCCATATTCCGCGCATCGATTGGGATCGCTCTTCAGCCAAGGTGTTGACGATGGAATATATGGACGGCGTGATGCTGAACCATTATACGGAACGGCTCCCGGACGGGCCGGAGCGCAAGCGGATCGCCGAGCGCCTCGTGCACGCGATGCTGCATCTGATCTTCATCGACGGCTTCTTCCACGCCGATCCTCATCCCGGCAACATTATGGTGCTCTACCAGAACCGGATCGCCCTGATCGACTTCGGCATGGTGGGCCAATTGAACGGGGAAATGAAGGAGTATTTAGCGGAGCTGATTATCGCGCTGATGCAGCATCGAACCTCGGGCATGCTCCGGGCAATTGCGCGGCTCTGCCTCATCTCCGACCGAACGGACCTGGATGCGCTTCGCCGCGACCTGGACCGGCTGCGGGACCGGTACTATGACGTCCCGTTCTCCGAGGTGAGCCTCGGCCAGTCTCTTCATGACTTGTTCGCCGTCGCCAAGAAGCACCGGATCGTGTTCCCTCCCGATCTGATTCTGCTGGCCAAGGCGCTGCTCACCATGGAAGGCATCGTGGAGAGGCTCGATCCGACCCTCTCCATCCTCGATATGGCCGAGCCGTTCGGCGTGAAGCTGCTGAAGGAGAAGTACAGCTTCCGCCGCATTCAGAAGAAGGTTGTCGGCGGCACGCTCGATCTGGTGCAAGCGGTGTCCGATCTGCCGATGCAGGCGAATCGGCTGACCTCCCTCCTCAGCCGGGGCAAGATCAAGGCCGAAATGGAGCTGCGCGATCTGGAGCATGTGCTGCACAAGCTCGATCAGATCAGCAACCGGCTCTCCTTCAGCATCGTGCTGCTAGCCTTCAGCATCATTATGGTCGGACTGATCGTCGGCTCTTCGCTCAGCAGGCAGCCGACGCTGCTCTGGGACATTCCCGCGATCGAGATCGGCTTCTTCATCGCGGCCTTGATGTTCATCTGGCTGCTCCTGTCGATTTTCCGATCCGGCAGATTCTAG
- the thpD gene encoding ectoine hydroxylase, whose product MTGHSQVQQAARTPDLYPSRVNTETLLLKRQDPVVYNHTIDQAEISADQLASYEADGYLFLDSFFSEEEVQVWKRELVRLFQDNKGSAKPEVIREPGSEEIRSIFAVHREGIFQQLANHPRIIKIVEQILGSQVYVHQSRINFKQGFTGKEFYWHSDFETWHVEDGMPRMRALSCSIALEENNANNGPLMVIPGSHRTFVSCIGATPDDHYKSSLRRQEYGIPDRDSLIHLANQGGIVAPTGKAGSILLFDCNVMHGSNSNITPFPRSNVFIVYNSVDNQLEPPYSGKPPRPDFIAARSS is encoded by the coding sequence TTGACAGGACACAGCCAAGTTCAGCAGGCCGCAAGAACGCCGGATCTGTATCCGTCCAGAGTGAATACGGAGACCTTATTGTTAAAGCGCCAGGATCCGGTTGTCTACAACCATACGATCGATCAAGCGGAGATATCAGCCGATCAGCTTGCTTCTTATGAAGCGGACGGATACTTGTTCCTGGATTCGTTCTTCAGCGAGGAAGAAGTGCAGGTATGGAAGCGGGAACTGGTCCGCTTGTTCCAAGATAATAAGGGCAGCGCGAAACCGGAAGTGATTCGGGAGCCGGGCAGCGAAGAGATACGCTCGATTTTTGCCGTGCACCGGGAAGGCATATTCCAGCAGCTGGCGAATCACCCGAGAATTATCAAGATCGTGGAGCAGATTCTCGGCAGTCAAGTCTATGTGCATCAATCCCGGATCAATTTCAAGCAAGGCTTTACGGGCAAAGAGTTCTACTGGCATTCTGACTTCGAGACATGGCATGTGGAAGACGGCATGCCCCGCATGAGGGCATTAAGCTGCTCCATTGCGCTGGAAGAGAACAATGCGAACAACGGTCCATTAATGGTCATCCCCGGCTCGCACCGCACGTTCGTGTCCTGTATCGGGGCCACGCCGGACGATCATTATAAGTCATCGCTGCGCCGTCAGGAATACGGCATTCCCGATCGGGACAGTCTCATCCATCTGGCCAATCAAGGCGGCATTGTCGCGCCGACGGGCAAGGCCGGCTCCATTCTCTTGTTCGACTGCAATGTGATGCATGGCTCGAACAGCAATATTACGCCGTTCCCGCGCAGCAATGTATTTATCGTCTATAATAGTGTCGACAATCAGCTTGAACCGCCATACTCAGGCAAGCCGCCAAGACCTGATTTTATTGCGGCCCGTTCATCCTAG
- a CDS encoding ectoine synthase: protein MIVKQLSDILGTEQDVKAETWNSRRLLLKKDGVGFSLHDTLIKAGTETEIWYKHHVEAVYCIEGEGEIEVVESGAIYPIQPGTLYVLDGHEKHLLRGKSQMRMLCVFNPPCTGNEVHDAEGAYPLEV from the coding sequence ATGATCGTCAAGCAATTGTCTGATATTCTCGGCACGGAACAGGATGTGAAGGCAGAGACATGGAACAGCCGCAGACTGCTGCTCAAGAAGGACGGAGTTGGTTTTTCCTTGCATGACACGTTGATCAAGGCAGGCACGGAGACGGAAATCTGGTACAAACATCATGTGGAGGCGGTCTACTGCATCGAAGGAGAAGGGGAAATCGAGGTGGTCGAGAGCGGAGCGATCTATCCGATTCAACCGGGTACGTTATATGTGCTCGATGGTCATGAGAAGCATCTGCTGAGAGGAAAGAGCCAGATGCGCATGCTGTGCGTATTCAATCCGCCTTGCACGGGCAATGAGGTGCACGATGCGGAAGGCGCCTATCCGTTAGAAGTCTAA
- the ectB gene encoding diaminobutyrate--2-oxoglutarate transaminase, which translates to MKVLDVRTPSLQVFDSLESEVRSYCRSFPAVFTKAQGYKLWDDDNREYIDFFAGAGALNYGHNNRSMKRKLLDYIQQDGVTHSLDMATKAKEQFLKKFHQVILEPRGLAYKVMFPGPTGANTVESALKLARKVTGRSTVFSFTNAFHGMTLGALSVTGNKFKRQGAGIPLHHTVSMPYDGYLGPDIDTLDYMENYMNDSGSGVSRPAAIIVETVQGEGGINEASNEWLQRLERICRSHEIVLIVDDVQMGCGRTGTFFSFERAGITPDIVCLSKSIGGYGLPMALTLIRPDLDIWEPGEHNGTFRGNNLAFITAAEALDYWSNERFTQEIMAKGKVIRSCLEELVAQYPELQGTARGRGLMQGIAFGIPGMAERLCARAFARGLIMETSGTDSEVAKIMPPLTIDDTGLLAGLDILRTCVKELAEER; encoded by the coding sequence ATGAAGGTATTGGATGTAAGAACACCATCGTTGCAAGTATTCGATTCGTTGGAGTCTGAGGTGCGAAGCTATTGCAGGTCGTTCCCGGCCGTATTTACGAAGGCGCAAGGTTATAAGCTGTGGGATGATGACAATCGCGAATATATTGATTTCTTCGCCGGAGCCGGCGCGCTCAACTACGGGCATAACAATCGGTCCATGAAGCGGAAGCTGCTGGACTATATTCAGCAAGACGGCGTGACGCATAGCCTGGACATGGCCACCAAGGCGAAGGAGCAATTTCTGAAGAAGTTCCATCAAGTGATTTTGGAGCCGCGAGGATTGGCTTACAAGGTGATGTTCCCTGGACCGACAGGGGCGAACACGGTGGAGAGCGCCTTGAAGCTGGCACGCAAAGTGACAGGGCGATCGACCGTTTTCAGCTTCACGAATGCCTTTCACGGCATGACGCTTGGCGCCTTATCCGTCACAGGCAACAAGTTCAAGCGGCAAGGGGCGGGCATCCCTCTGCACCATACGGTCTCGATGCCGTATGACGGGTACCTGGGTCCGGATATCGATACGCTCGACTATATGGAGAACTATATGAATGATAGCGGAAGCGGGGTGTCGCGGCCGGCCGCCATCATCGTGGAGACCGTTCAAGGGGAAGGCGGCATTAACGAGGCGAGCAATGAATGGCTGCAGCGGCTGGAGCGGATTTGCCGAAGCCACGAGATTGTGCTCATTGTAGACGATGTGCAGATGGGGTGCGGCCGGACAGGGACCTTCTTCAGCTTCGAGCGGGCGGGCATTACGCCGGATATCGTCTGTCTGTCCAAATCGATAGGCGGATACGGGCTGCCCATGGCGCTTACATTAATCCGCCCCGACCTGGATATTTGGGAGCCTGGCGAGCACAATGGCACGTTCCGGGGGAATAATCTGGCTTTTATCACCGCTGCCGAGGCACTTGACTATTGGAGCAATGAACGATTTACGCAAGAGATTATGGCAAAAGGAAAGGTTATTCGCTCTTGCTTGGAAGAGCTAGTCGCACAATATCCTGAACTACAAGGAACGGCGAGAGGCCGGGGATTGATGCAGGGGATTGCCTTCGGCATCCCGGGCATGGCGGAGCGACTCTGCGCCAGAGCCTTTGCGAGAGGGCTCATCATGGAGACATCGGGTACAGACAGCGAAGTGGCGAAGATTATGCCGCCGCTCACGATTGATGACACGGGTCTGCTTGCAGGCTTGGATATTTTGCGAACATGCGTGAAGGAACTGGCGGAAGAACGGTAG
- the ectA gene encoding diaminobutyrate acetyltransferase, translated as MNVNVTPSLPCTIRNARKGDGTELWKLVKESGTLDVNSAYCYIMLCDYFADTCIVAEHNRNIIGFVSALRRPDMPETLFVWQIAVRDRYRGRGIAEALLRTLYDTACRDQVRFIETTITPSNTASQRLFAKMAKTWKSALVTKVGFASQLFPDGAHETEKLIRIGPLRHNTHDRMETVT; from the coding sequence ATGAATGTCAACGTGACGCCATCCTTGCCCTGCACGATCCGCAACGCGCGGAAGGGCGATGGAACGGAGTTATGGAAGCTGGTGAAAGAGAGCGGCACACTTGATGTCAACTCGGCCTATTGCTATATCATGCTGTGCGACTATTTCGCCGACACCTGCATCGTGGCGGAACACAATCGGAACATTATCGGTTTCGTATCCGCGCTTCGGCGGCCAGATATGCCGGAAACGCTGTTCGTCTGGCAAATCGCGGTGCGCGATCGCTATCGAGGCAGAGGGATCGCCGAAGCGCTGCTGCGCACCTTGTACGATACGGCATGCCGGGATCAGGTGCGATTTATCGAGACGACGATCACGCCAAGCAACACGGCATCCCAGCGACTCTTCGCCAAGATGGCGAAGACATGGAAGAGCGCGCTCGTGACGAAGGTGGGGTTCGCCTCTCAGCTATTTCCGGACGGGGCGCATGAGACAGAGAAGCTGATCCGCATTGGGCCATTGCGCCACAATACACACGATAGAATGGAGACGGTGACATGA
- the ehuA gene encoding ectoine/hydroxyectoine ABC transporter ATP-binding protein EhuA encodes MESVQCRPLASHTVHDPIVRYRNICKSYGSVRVLQDINLSINPGEKVAVIGPSGSGKTTLARILMTLERPTSGTIQVDGEWLWHQEVKGKLVAAKEKHLHNVRSKIGMVFQHFHLFPHMTILRNVTEAPVHVLGWSKQEAEARALEMLAKVGLADKVNEYPARLSGGQKQRVAIARAVVMRPKVMLFDEATSALDPELVGEVLAVIKDLAAEGDMAMMLITHEMDFAREIADRILFTDGGSIVEQGTPEQIFENPQSPRLQAFLSRFRQTWYMGGVQQASPSAEEGGI; translated from the coding sequence ATGGAGAGCGTTCAATGCAGGCCGCTGGCCTCTCACACGGTACACGATCCGATCGTCAGATATCGGAACATATGCAAGTCGTACGGCTCTGTGAGGGTGCTGCAAGATATCAATCTATCCATTAATCCAGGGGAAAAGGTTGCCGTCATCGGTCCTAGCGGATCCGGCAAGACGACGTTGGCCCGCATCCTTATGACATTGGAGCGGCCCACCTCGGGAACGATTCAGGTCGATGGGGAGTGGCTGTGGCACCAGGAAGTGAAGGGCAAGCTTGTTGCGGCGAAGGAAAAACACCTGCACAACGTACGCAGCAAGATAGGCATGGTGTTTCAGCACTTTCATCTATTTCCGCATATGACCATCTTGCGCAATGTAACGGAAGCGCCGGTTCACGTCTTGGGGTGGAGCAAGCAAGAAGCCGAAGCGCGCGCGCTGGAGATGCTCGCCAAGGTCGGGCTGGCAGACAAGGTGAATGAATACCCTGCACGCTTGTCCGGGGGGCAGAAGCAGCGCGTCGCGATTGCCAGAGCCGTAGTTATGCGTCCGAAGGTGATGCTCTTCGACGAAGCGACCTCCGCGCTCGATCCGGAGCTGGTCGGCGAGGTGCTGGCGGTTATCAAGGACTTGGCGGCCGAAGGCGACATGGCGATGATGCTCATCACGCATGAAATGGATTTTGCCCGGGAGATTGCCGATCGGATCCTGTTTACGGATGGCGGCTCTATCGTCGAACAAGGAACGCCGGAGCAAATATTCGAGAACCCGCAAAGCCCGCGCCTGCAAGCCTTTTTGAGCCGGTTCAGACAGACGTGGTATATGGGAGGAGTTCAGCAAGCTTCACCATCTGCGGAAGAGGGGGGAATCTGA